The DNA sequence CGCGCGGCGACAAAGGAGTGCGGCTGTTGCCAAGGGCTGCCTCTCTGCccgacacgacacgacaccCCCAGCTCTGCCGGGTCTGGACAGGCTGCTGCACACTGTCAGTATGCGCCATATTCCAGGTCTCCTCACAGTGCTTCTCCAGACGAGCGTTTGATGAGCGCGGCAGTGCAGAGGACCACTGGCTCCAAGCCAAGGCGATAGATCCTGGGCGGCTACGCTGGGGTTGATATTACCACTCTGGGGCTAGCCAGGGAGTGGCATGCCCATCGTAATAATACCAGTCAGACTGGGCCTGCATGGATTGCATAAATGGCGTCTTGCTGGAGCGTTTCGCCTGTGCAGCACGGCGCTctctgcttgctgctgctgctgtcagAGAGGGCATTGCCCTGGATCCGATCCGTTCGTCTCACACGCGCCGCTAGAGGAGCAAGCATCATAGCCAATGCAAGAGAGACCATGAGTGGGTTCATAGTGCGCTGTTCGAGTTAATTGTACAAGACTAAAACTTATCGCCGTCTCCTAGGAGGCATTGTCGTTGCATGCGGCGAAGCACAAAAGAAAGATCTGAGAAACATCCGCTCCCATCCATCGGGAGTCAGATGAAACAAATGAGACCACCTGCTCCGGGAGATGGCGTTGGACGGTAAACCCGACCTTTTTCGCTATTGTCCCTGTGCCTGGCTTAGCGGCCGCCGCCAGGGGAACTGTCCCATTGAACCCCGCCGCTAGCAGCGTCGTGCAGCTCTGAATGGAAGTTTTCTGTCGTGATGGTGGGCGCTGGTTGGCCCCCTTTTCCTCGTGTCGATGGATGTCAACGGCGCCGGCTGCTTTCGTGACGTCGGGGTCTGTTCTCTGACGGTTGCAGCAGGCCAGCCGTTGTCCATGGATGTAGGccaggggagggaggggagcCACAAGGCGCATTCACAAAACACCTTTCATGGACGGGGATGGGCTGGGCCTCGTGTGCAGGCGCTTGAGCGATCAAATGTGCAATGCAAATGGATGTTTCTCTCCCCTGGAGCGGGACTTGAACAAGCtgggcatccatccatccatcgatGCATCGCCCatcatccacatccacatccattCAGCTGGGTCGCCCTTGTCTGGACGACGAGGTCCTGGCCCTTCCTTCGTTCATTCTTCAACCCTCTAGCTCCCACcccacgacgacgacgcttGCATTCTTGTTTCCCTCAGTGTAATTTACCTGCTACACCCGCCTGACCCCCCGTTCTTTGCTTTCCGGGACTCTAGCTCGTTTTTTCCCCATTCCATTCCTCGGGcacttcatctcatctctctttcttccccCCCTCCCTTGCCCGTTGTCGTCACTCCCAAGACAAGTTCCCGTTGGAGCCcaccttctcttcttccgtTCTACAACAATCGAacggtcttcttctgcttccgCCTTCGTCTACTCTTTTCACGATCGCGTCTTCATTCGGGGCTCTTTCACTCCTTCAAGTGTCCCACATCACTTCGCCTTTTCTCACCTTCCAGTCATTCATTCCATTCGACTCTTTACCGACCTATTCTTTCGCAGCTTTCCTCGTCTTTCCTTCGCTTCCTTCGACTTCTTTTTTGACTTTCTCGTGTGCTTGGCCGATTACACCACTGCAGCCGTATTCCTTCACACCAGCTGCAACCTCAGCTTCGTATTCAACCTCGGCATCCTGCATCTGATCCTCCATTGCTGCATCGGGTGCCACGTTGGACCACGTCCCCTTGTTACACTGTCGAGCTCTCGTTATCCCCTTCTACTTCAAGGACCTTGCTTCCGACGCACCTCCGCGAACCTACTGGGATCTGGCTGCGACCTCTACCGCCACTTTCCTCTTCTACTTGGAGTCGACATTACCGCTTCATCGTGGTTGTAGTacccatcaccaccttcgTTAACGACATCTCGACCCGGACCTATCCACCGCTTCAGTGTCCGGCTTTGGTTGCGGTCCTTCCGACATTGTTCGCTCGCGACATTCCCAAGTAATGAGATATAGCCCTCATTACATATCGTCGAGATGCGCTTTTCTCTTTCAACCCTAGTGGCGCTGGGCGCCCTTCAGACACTCGGCGTTAACGCTCAGGATTCTACAGCCTGTATTGTGAGTTCTCAAAGCGCTACTGGTTATACACGACCAGCCTCTTGACCCGACCAAATCACGCATACTAATCCTTTGGCGCAGACGAATTGTGTTAACACTCTGCAAGAACCAAATGCTGCTTATAACTGCCCAGATAACACGGCGACATGCATTTGCGCATCCACTGAATTTGCCAAAGGCATGGCTGAGTGCGCCAGACCATGTGGTGTCCAAGACACCGACATTACTGGCAACTTGGCCAGTGGATTCTGTGCGGGTAAGCTCATGTATTATCAGCTATTGCCTAGCAACAACTGACATGTCCAAGGCCTACCGCTAGTCAACCTCCCTGCGGCTACCGGTGCTAGCAGTGAAGCCTCTTCCGCTCCAGCGACAACAtctgaggctgctgcttcgACTAGTGAAGCAGCTGCTACCACTACTGAGACtgcttcatcctcggccgCGCCAACCTCATCAGCCGTACCTGAAGAGACGACCTCTTCTGCCGCTGAGTCTGCCCCTGCTTCGACTTCCGCTGAAGCCGAGTCTACCGTAAGGAGCCGAGTTTGCTATGACAACAGGATCAAACTAATATGGTTGATAGACTACTGAGGCTGCTTCTGCCACAGACTCTGCTTCCGCTTCCGCTTCCActtccgcctccgcctcagCTACCGACAAGGCCTCGACAACCGAGGGAGCTGCCGGTGCTGGTGCTACTTCTGATTCTTCCGATGAAGACGACAAGGATGAAGAGTCGTCTGGATCTGGTGGATTGTCCAAGTCGGCGCAAATTGGTATTGGGGTTGGAGTTACTGCTGGCGTCCTTGTACTCCTCGGTATCGCGTTGTGCTTCCTCTGGCGACGACGAAACCAGCGAAACAACCTGCCACGTGGAAACACGGCAATCTCCCACCCAATGCCTGCCGGCGGTGCCAACTACAACTCGGCCGATCAAGGATCCATCGTTGAGAAGAATGGCTATGACCTTGAGATGATGTCCCACCGCTACGAGGACATGCTTCCTCGACAAAAGCCGCGAACCATGGTGTGAGAATAGGAGGTTCAGCAATTTGGACTGGAATCACGGAAACCACTTAGCACTCATGACACTTTGATGCGTTGTTTTTGATACCCAGCAAGGAGCTGGTCATGATACGGGAACCAACGAGTCCTGATCGTGAGACTACAACCTTAGTCTGATCAGCGCAACCGTATAAAATTCTTGTTTGGCAAGTTTTCTCAGGGGATACTTGCCTCCTGACTATCTTCTTCAAATTAAATGGCGTTGAACCGGGTTGTTCAAGGATCGGATACCATCACTTTATCTTTGGGAGCGGGAATTGAAGAAAAATGCTATCCAAATGTTTAAACTTTGAGCCACTTGAACCCGCTCGGATGCAGTTTGATATCAACAAGTGTACATCCCATTCATTGTACATATCTATCGTATCTTACACGTTTTTATGAGAGATCGCATGAAGGGCTCGGCAGCCGAGACCTTGGTTTTCCATGGATCTCTTCAGCATCCAGCTACTGAGCGTAGTCTGTCTACCAAGCATAGTATGGCCTTTGTCCGTATACTGGTCGTGATGGCAGATGTACCCAGGGCCCCTTGCGCTGCTCCTTGGCAGTGCGCTCCTCATGTTGTCGtatcctcgtcttctcctccttgagcaaAACCGTGAAGCCTAGAGAGTCAGTCAGCATAAATTTGAGATGGTATTTTCGGAATTGGGAAACGTACTTGTGCTCGGGTGTCTGATAATTCCCATTCGTCCTCGACCCTTGTAGTCAATTCGCTTTCCTCGCCACGGACCCCGGCCAACCCACGACTGAGCAATGTAGATGCTCGTGGggtcctcaacctcgagccaCTTGCCCTTCTGCGTCTGAATCTTGCACGGCTTGGCAAGGGTCTCgccgttgaccttgccgAGTCCCATGCCGCGCTGGGCAATGGCCAGGTCGCGAGCCTCCTCGAGGTAGTACCGGACCTCGGCCGcaaacttcttcttggaccacTTCATCTGCAGGATTGCCTCGTCGATGGGCTTGCCGGCGATCTGGCGGGCCAGCatggtgagcttcttgacgctGGTGGCCATGAACTCGCTCTTGTGCAGGAGTTCCCGCTCGTTCATCCTAATTCGCTCCTCCTTGGACAACCGGCCGTTGTTCTGCACCATCTTGATCACCTTCTTGCGCTGCCAGCGGATACGGCTCCTCGGGTCAGGGTCCAcgatcaaggccatgttcTCCTTCGTCTTTTGCTCGACCTCGGCGCCTCCCGGGGCAGCCTCGGGGCGGCCCTTGGAGGGAGCCTCAATCTCGTCTTGGAAGATGTTGTCCTCGACACCGCTGTACAtgctcttctcgaggaactGCTCACGGCTCTTGGGGTCGTCGAGCTGCGAGGTCACGGGGTCcgcggtggaggaggaagcggcgtccttgttcttgggctTACCCCATCCCTTGAAGATGTTGGCGGCCCATTTGTGTCGTCGCTGCACCAAAGGTCCGACGCCGACTGACCAGAGGGGGGTAGGTGTGCTTGATACAGGGTTCGCGGACCTGGCTATATAGATTGAAGCTTGTGGTTAGCTGGATTATCAAGGCCAATTCACCCCATTGAGGGCAAGATCAGTAAGATCCGTACCTGAAACCGCCAGCCGCCGGGTGGCTAGTCGGAGACTCATGGTCGCAGAAGCTGTCGATATCTGCAAACCAACAAGTCCCTTGGTCGCTCTCACGGGTTTTGTCGAGTCGAGCGGCGTTTGATGGGCGAGATTCTTTTCCGCAAACGCCATTGGCCGGGGTTCAGCCGAAGACAAACGAAGAGGCATTCCCGGGTGCTTGCTTTGGTAGGTTCACGTGACTCGGGTGCTTAGCGCGATTAACATCAGCCCATCCTCGGAATCAACTTGCAACCTCTCGACCACATCGAAACTCCCGCCAATCCGCCCCAAACTCTCCCCTCCGCCGCCCGAACAGCTTCGCAAATCCATCTCAGTCACAATGGCCGTCCGACCCATCACCGGTGTACGTTTTCCCCGACCCAATGGCTGGGTATCGCGCGCCGCGGCGCTACCCGGGCCAGAGGAGCCGAATCGACCCCCCCGGTTGGTAGAGCTTTTCGTGGACTGACTCTGTCATAGATGCTCCGACGAAACCTCGTCCTGGACCTCAGCATCGCCCTCGGTACGTCGAATTACCCCCGCACCTCGGTCGAATTGGATCAATTGCGAATTGTTTTTGggaaagaggaggaacaaTCGGAGGGCGCTGACAATTCGCGTGATGTGGTTGGTGGGGGGCAACTGGGCTGACTAGCATCGTCACAGGCACTGGCTTCGTCATGGCCAACTTCTTCTGGTAAGAACA is a window from the Fusarium keratoplasticum isolate Fu6.1 chromosome 5, whole genome shotgun sequence genome containing:
- a CDS encoding Cytochrome c oxidase subunit 9, mitochondrial, giving the protein MAVRPITGMLRRNLVLDLSIALGTGFVMANFFWYGFHVPRTNARDNFYIKREEERAAQKDN